In the Macadamia integrifolia cultivar HAES 741 unplaced genomic scaffold, SCU_Mint_v3 scaffold2336, whole genome shotgun sequence genome, one interval contains:
- the LOC122066311 gene encoding putative wall-associated receptor kinase-like 16 — translation MSPLVVHQLLLVFFCLAIASASPMVKTNCPDKCGNISVPYPFGFGNDESCYRSIRFGLTCNDSYNPSKLFFGNFEVLDLSFQGQMRLWSYVGRDCFNKLGQPTIRNFPYAKTFAATFSYSDTQNKFTTLGCDTYSYIIGSSGLNFTSGCSMTCNNKSDVTNGSCTGIGCCQNSIPKGFKNYIIKLYSFYNHTRVFDFNPCSYAFLVDMNWFNFTVSDLLNFSSNVDDEGFSRVPVVYDWAIDNKTCAEAKTNKTNYACGNNSDCSISKNGLGYSCNCSQGYQGNPYLADGCQDINECADPITNSCSGICTNLPGSYKCSCPPGYFGDGKKIGRGCIPLQKQFPVIPVTVGTASGCLFLLIVSFLGLYVYQKRKVEKLKKKFFKQNGGFLLKQQLSSREGPVETAKIFTEEELKQATNNYAQNQILGRGGYGTVYKGILPDHRIVAIKKSKVVDESQIEQFINEVVILSQINHRNVVKLLGCCLESEVPILVYEFVTNNTLFHHIHGKGSNSPISWDNRLRIAAETSEAIAYLHSAASPPIIHRDIKSANILLDDNYMAKIADFGASRLVPLDQNQISTIVQGTLGYLDPEYLQSSQLTEKSDVYSFGVVLVELLTGKKAVHSNGPGKETCLAMNFVTSINEGRVWEILDDPIITEGCKEQLHEVLQLAERCLRLKGKERPTMKEVAMELHGLSKYQSHPWVAQNPEEVECLLGEPSNLHSHSTIGYDSLTNGVLISLDGGR, via the exons ATGAGTCCTCTTGTGGTGCATCAGCTCCTCCTAGTCTTTTTTTGTCTAGCTATTGCATCTGCATCGCCAATGGTGAAGACGAATTGCCCAGACAAATGTGGGAACATCTCAGTTCCTTACCCCTTTGGTTTTGGAAATGATGAAAGCTGTTACAGATCCATCAGGTTTGGGCTAACCTGCAACGACAGCTACAACCCTTCAAAACTGTTCTTCGGGAACTTTGAAGTTCTAGATCTTTCATTTCAAGGCCAAATGCGTTTATGGTCCTATGTAGGTAGAGATTGCTTCAACAAGTTGGGCCAACCAACTATACGGAACTTCCCATATGCGAAAACATTTGCGGCCACTTTTTCTTATTCCGACACACAGAATAAATTCACAACTCTGGGTTGCGACACTTACTCTTACATCATTGGCTCCAGTGGCCTGAACTTCACGAGTGGGTGTAGCATGACTTGCAACAACAAATCTGATGTGACCAATGGTTCCTGCACTGGCATCGGCTGTTGCCAGAACTCAATTCCAAAGGGCTTCAAAAACTACATTATAAAGCTCTACAGCTTTTATAATCACACCCGGGTCTTTGATTTCAATCCTTGTAGCTATGCTTTCCTCGTGGATATGAACTGGTTCAACTTCACTGTCTCAGATCTCTTGAATTTTAGCTCCAACGTCGATGATGAAGGTTTTTCGCGAGTCCCAGTTGTGTATGACTGGGCAATAGATAATAAGACCTGCGCTGAAGCTAAAACAAACAAGACTAATTACGCATGCGGCAACAACAGTGACTGTAGCATCtccaagaatggtcttgggtataGCTGCAACTGTTCTCAAGGTTACCAAGGGAACCCTTATCTTGCAGATGGATGCCAAG ACATAAATGAATGTGCAGATCCAATTACTAATTCTTGCAGTGGAATCTGTACCAATCTTCCTGGGAGTTACAAATGCTCTTGCCCACCTGGTTACTTtggagatggaaaaaaaattggaaggggATGCATTCCTCTTCAAAAGCAATTTCCAGTGATTCCGGTCACCGTAg GTACTGCCTCAGGTTGCTTGTTTCTACTTATTGTTAGTTTTTTGGGGCTTTACGTATATCAAAAGAGAAAGGTTGAAAAACTTAAGAAGAAATTCTTCAAGCAAAATGGAGGTTTCTTGTTAAAGCAACAACTATCTTCCCGTGAAGGCCCTGTTGAAACTGCCAAAATCTTTACAGAAGAAGAACTAAAGCAGGCAACTAACAATTATGCTCAAAACCAGATACTTGGTCGAGGAGGCTATGGTACAGTATACAAGGGAATTCTACCTGATCATAGAATTGTTGCCATTAAGAAATCAAAAGTAGTTGATGAAAGTCAGATAGAGCAATTCATAAATGAGGTGGTTATTCTCTCCCAAATCAACCATAGAAATGTGGTAAAGCTATTGGGTTGTTGCTTAGAGTCTGAGGTTCCTATATTAGTGTATGAATTTGTTACAAACAACACCCTATTCCACCATATCCATGGTAAGGGGAGCAACTCTCCTATTTCATGGGATAATCGACTGAGGATAGCTGCGGAAACATCGGAGGCAATCGCTTATTTGCATTCTGCGGCTTCACCACCTATCATTCATAGAGATATTAAGTCTGCAAACATtctcttggatgataattataTGGCAAAGATTGCAGACTTTGGTGCATCAAGGTTGGTCCCCttagatcaaaatcaaataagTACAATAGTCCAAGGAACATTGGGGTACTTGGACCCTGAGTACCTTCAATCAAGTCAACTAACAGAAAAAAGTGATGTTTATAGTTTTGGTGTAGTACTTGTGGAGCTACTAACCGGGAAGAAAGCAGTCCATTCTAATGGGCCTGGTAAAGAGACATGTCTAGCCATGAATTTTGTCACTTCAATCAACGAGGGTAGGGTTTGGGAAATTCTTGATGATCCGATTATAACTGAAGGGTGCAAAGAGCAACTCCATGAAGTTTTACAATTGGCTGAAAGATGTTTAAGgctaaaagggaaagaaaggcCCACAATGAAGGAAGTAGCAATGGAGCTACACGGGTTGAGCAAGTATCAGAGCCATCCTTGGGTTGCACAGAATCCTGAGGAGGTGGAATGTCTTCTGGGTGAACCATCAAACTTGCATAGTCACAGTACTATTGGGTACGATAGTTTGACTAATGGAGTACTAATATCATTAGATGGTGGGAGATGA